One Argentina anserina chromosome 6, drPotAnse1.1, whole genome shotgun sequence genomic window, TGCAgtatataaagttataaacaCTGATTGCAGCCTTGTGATTATGTCCTCGTATGcaagtttgttcaagtttGGAAACTTCAAAGCAATGCCAGGAATTAGTGTATGCCTTATGCTCTGTGACATAGCCTTATTTCGACTTTTCATTGTGAACAAGACATTCCTGGAGTCTTTTATTGGTCAAAATGGTTATTTGAAACCTCGCTTGGCCATCTGGTTGTGAGTTGGCATGCCCGTAAATCAGAAGGACGATTGTTTCTGACGTCTTTCAAGCGATTGTCGGCAGAGGAAGGAACTGTCTCTACTGTTGGGTTCTTGTGCCTTTGTTGCAAGGACTTTCAGTGTTTTCACAAATGTTGAGCGGGAAATAAAGTGCAGAAAGTAAAGTAAAAGACTACGGATCTAATTGCTAGAGAAACTaaagaaaacaataaaaattctAACTAGAACAAAAACGAAAAAGATTGATATTGTAGAGAATTTggtttattgaattgatttGGGTTGTGTGGTCAGTGACCCTTTACATTGTGTTAATCGCCTCTTATTTATATTGTTACATACGTAAGATTTacaaaggaaaagaaatatcaaattaaatgatGTTTTCGGTCTTAATGACCAAATTTAAAATATGCTCCATATTGCTCCATTccttaatcacatcataattaCCTTCTTCTCGCGCACCATAATATAATGAGTCATTTCATTCTCGgtattaaatataaaaatcaataATTAATGCTGTTATGGCGCTAGAATGAGGGTACACCAATAACAAATTAATTGTCATTATTTGATTCAATTATGATTAAATCTTAGTAATTAAATACTTAATCACTATTATTTCATTCTTCTTAAATATCTCGGCAATTAATCGCCGTTATAACTTCATTTCCTTCCTATATCTTGGCAATTATAATTAATCTTCGTTACAATTTCATTCCATTTTTCTTGAATCTCCAACACATAATATCTAATAGATTTttcataaaaatgaaattctaTTGAGATACCACAAATAAAAACACCAAAATTTTCTTCATCTATCGGCAAATAATATATAGGCCGATTTACCATAATCGGGTACAAACATAGCCCCCGCTAGTTCCTTAATCATCGGCTCAAGCCGAGTGGTTAAGGAACTTTTGTGCCAATTATAAAGGTGGCCAACGATGTTTTATTGCAGATAAGgaaacttttttgtttttggcctTGACTTTAACTTCTCTGAGGCCGTTGGTCACCGAAAGCAAATCCCATGCAATAGGTTCTTGTTCCTTGACCATTATGTATGCCAAATTTTCAACCTCTACATAGGGCGCGTCTTTGAATCCAGTGGTGAAactagaaaataaaatcttcaGGGGCACGCGAAagtaaaaggaaaataaaaaattcatctctaATACTTGATTATTTTGCAAACAATAAATTTTGGAATAAATAAGGATAAagtcaataattttttttaattgccTTCAATCATCAAATTTTACagctatatgaaagaaaatacGGTGGAATGAACTTTTCtaaagaaatgaagaagaaagaattaGTATGAAAGAACTACATTAATGACTGAACGGCATTGTGTTGAGAAAATAATAGTATTTAATGCTAAAGAGTAAACGGTGTATAGGACTCGTTTTATCGTGGTTTGACACCTGAGGAGTCTGAGCGAGTGCATGAGTATAATTTTGATCATCCTGGTAATTAGTTCATATACTTTACTGTATAATTGAAGTTTATTTCTCTCGAAATCGATGCTGCCTATGAAAGTAGGCTGTTTACTGAAGTTGTATTGAATAAGTGATGGTTCGGTTTGTTGTTTGTTAGATGCATTCGACACTGAACAGATGTTAGAGTGTGTTCAAAAGCTAAAGAGTGGGCAGTCTGTCCATGTTCCGATATATGATTTTAAGATACATCAACGCAGTTCTGATAGTTTTCGACAGGTATGAAGGTTTCGTAGGAGTATAAAGCTTCTTTTGCCCGTAATTTATGTTGTTTTTTCTTGACATTCGCTATGCATTTTGTCTACTTCTCGGTCAGGTGAATGCTTCTGATGTGATAATCTTGGAGGGAATCCTGGTTTTCCATGACCAGCGCGTCCGTAATTTGATGAACATGAAGATCTTTGTCGACACAGGTTTGATTTCCTCAGTCTAGTTTCTGTCACTGCGATAATTTGATTGCGTCTCTTATGGTTATCAAATATTGTACCTTTCATTAATAGCTATGTTTTGCATGGTCTTAATTGTTTAAAGTCTCACACTACGTGGTCTTCATATGTCAAATTACATGGTTTAATAGACTCAAATATGATTTGCTTCTGCAGTCAAATATGAATTTTTcccatatgtaaataaattaacAGAAAGTGGATAAGAAAAGTTGACTTCTTAGTTTTCatatgaaaacaaaatttGGGGTTTGGAAGCCTTGAGTTTGGTTCTTTTAATCCCTGAAATTCTGTGCTGATTAAAAACCTAATCTATATGTACCTACAGACTTTTGTAGTTAGACAAGTCAATAACTTCTTGGGCCATTTTTTAATTGTGCATTGGCCGGTCTTGATATAAATGCCTGAAGTAGGtcataattttatttgtttacgctctcttcctctctgaATGTTCGCTGTCTCCTTGTTTTCATATGCCTTCAGATGCTGATGTGAGACTTGCTCGTAGAATAAGACGAGACACGGCTGAGAGGGGCAGGGACATAGATTCTGTTCTGGAGCAGGTAGGGCCCCAATCTTGAACAATCTCTTTGTACTTGGTGCATTTCTCAGATCATAAGACTGGGAATACAAACCCATGTTTCCTGTTCCTGATAAGAAAAGAGTATGAATCTTTAGTAGATTTACAATTTGAAAATTCATGTCAAATGCATTTTTCTTATCATGCAGTATGCCAAGTTTGTCAAGCCTGcctttgatgattttgttctCCCCTCAAAGAAGTATGCCGACGTGATCATTCCCCGGGGAGGTGATAACCATGTTGCTATCGATTTGATTGTACAACATATTCGCACAAAGCTTGGTCAGCATGACCTTTGCAAAATATATCCTAATGTGTATGTTATACAGTCCACGTTTCAGGTATGCATCGGTTTGATGTTATTTGGTCTTGTAAGCAGATTCTTCATCTTTCCCGCATTTCATAGACCTGAATCTAATTGTTTTCATGTTTCAGATTAGAGGCATGCATACACTGATTCGAGACCGAGAAATATCGAAGCATGATTTTGTATTTTATTCTGATCGCCTTATTCGTCTGGTAAATTTTTGTTTCACACCTTACTCAACATTTATGCCATAGTTCAGCTACTACGTTCTGATACTTTGATGTGGTCTCTAGGTTGTGGAGCATGGCCTTGGTCATCTACCATTCACAGAGAAACAAGTAATTACTCCACCAGGTGTGTCCATTATGTTCTCCCACCCTCTTCTTATcgcttatatatatgtgtgtgtgtgtgtgtgtgtccaTATCTTTATGATCACCGTATAAGAAGCTTCATACTTGGCCGCTGACAGGTAGTGGCACCTTATATTCTGTCTAGTTTTTCATGTGATCTTCTCGGCACATTTACATTTAGACATGTGTACCTGTTCAGCAAAAAGAGCAGTCTGCATCTTCTtaaattttgtgttttcttGTAATTCAGGATGTGTGTATACTGGAGTTGATTTCTGCAAGAAATTATGTGGAGTTTCAATTGTTCGAAGGTGAGCTTTAAATTAGTTATTGGTTTTTAGGAGTTACTTATGTGACAATCAGAACTGTGCACTTGTATGTTTGGGTAACTGGGTCCATTCCGATCTTTCTCTGTATAATTGTGTTGGACCCAAATCTATTTGTGCACTTCTCTAATGTGCTTTggcagatgatgatgataagcGTTTATATCTCTTGGTTTCTTGTTTACAGGAATCCATAACCATTTCTTGTTTGTTATGATCAGTGGTGAGAGCATGGAAAATGCATTACGTGCATGTTGCAAAGGAATAAAAATTGGGAAGATCTTGATCCATCGTGATGGAGACGATGGCAAACAGGTGATGTTATGTTTATAAAATAGGATAACTTTGCTTAAAACTAAGCACTCCTCTCACAAATTTAGCGAAACTTGTGTATAATTGGTCATTGCACCTTACAGCTTATATATGAGAAGCTCCCCAAGGATATTTCAGAGCGGCATGTCCTGCTTCTAGACCCTGTGCTTGGTACAGGTAATTGCATTTATGTTCGATAAGCTTGGTTCACCAACTTTTGTTATCTGCCTGTACTGAGGAAAAGTGGTTGGTGATATAATAACACTGTACTCTAATTGCccaaaatatggtgaagaaTTTTTGGCCCATCTTAAAGAATAGTCTTATACATGTATACAGGCTGATGATTGAAACGTAATGACCACTCTGATGACTTGTAGGTAACTCTGCTAACCAGGCTATTGAACTACTCATACAGAAGGGGGTTCCTGAATCgcatataatatttttaaacCTTATATCTGTGAGTACTACTTGATGCTTTCTGATTCCGTATCAGTATATACGATATGAACTATGTTGATTTACCGTCATCTTATTCTGCTTTAGGCTCCTGAGGGAATTCATTGTGTTTACAAACGATTTCCATCATTGAAGATCGTCACTACAGAGTTTGATGTTGCACTCAATGAAGAATTTCGTGTCATACCAGGGTTGGGTGAATTTGGCGATCGTTACTTCGGCACAGATGATTGATCGTAGATAAGTGATCCTAATTGGGCTGCAGCCTTGAACTAGGTTGCTATACAGAAACACCAAGGAGATTTATTAGACTTGTCTTCAAGTTTAGAATTACGGAGTGTATTGCCCGTTATGTGCTAATTACAACTGTATTGCGTGAATCAGTCAAATTGCAGTATATAAACATTGATTTCAGCCTTATCATAATGTCCTCGAAAAGTTTGGAAACTTCAAAGCAATGCACCCAGGAATTAGAGTCTGGCTTATGCTCTGTGACTGTATCCGTATTCGCACTTTTCATTGACTAAAAGACCTCTTTCCCGTTTGAATGTCCTTGTGAACAAGACATTCCTGGAGTCCTTTATGGGTCGAAATGGGTTATTTGATTGGTTGAATATGACCCCAGGTTAGATCGTATTTGACAGCTTCCATGAAAGAGATGACCTTACTTGACCTTTCAAAAACACGTCATCTTTTGACTTCACTTGTTGCCGGTTAATAGAACTTCCAGTCTTCCACCATGACTTGGTGTTAGAAAATAGTGTCCATTTCATATGGTGAATGTCAGCATCAATTGTTTTCCACCATGAATTGCTTTGGTTCTGTACATATAGGCCTCCTTTAAATATTGCAAACACATCATTCTATACCATTTTTCCATTGAATAAGAACTCAGAAAGCATGGAACACAGTACTCCTTTGGTACTTCTTTTACTAGTACTACTAATAGGAACTTCATACCTTCACACAGTCAAACTTGGTTTCTGCAATGCAGATCCTAATGTGAATTGCATGGATATCGAAAGGAAAGCCCTTCTGAAGCTTAGAGAGGGCTTCACTGATCCTTCTGGCCGTCTTTCATCTTGGGTTGGAGTAGATTGCTGCAATTGGAGAGGTATAGGCTGCAACAGCACAACTGGACGCGTGGACAGCCTTGATCTTCGCAACCCCTATCCGGAAGGTTTGGACAGTGTTGGTGATGAAATATTGCACACTTTGGGAGGTGAGATCAATCCTTCTTTGCTTGTTTTGAAAGAGTTGGTTTACTTGGATTTGAGCATGAATGATTTCGGAGGTCTTGACCTTCCAAGTTTCATTGGATCACTAGAGAGAATAACACACCTCAATTTATCTGGGGCATCTTTTGGTGGAGTGCTTCCCTCCAGTCTTGGAAACCTTTCAAATTTGCTTCACCTTGATCTCAGTAATAATGATATTGAGAGTGATCTCAGATGGCTTTCCAGTCTTTCTTCCTTGGAGTTTCTGAACTTGGGAGGAGCAGACCTTACCAAGACTGCACCATATTGGCTCCCCACTGTTAATATGCTCCCTTCACTTCTTGAATTGCATTTGCCTGGTTGTGGACTTTCCATTTTTCCACCTACTCTTCCCCATATCAATTTCACCTCACTTTTGGTTCTTGACCTCTCTACCAATGGTTTTAACTCCACCCTTCCTCCCTGGTTGTTCAATCTTACTCACCTACTCTATCTTGACCTAAGTTCCAACAATCTGCATGGAGAACTTCCAGAAACATTTGGGAGTTTGACTCATCTGAAGAACCTTGATTTGTCTGAGAATTCAGACATTGGAGGTCAGCTGCCGAGAAACTTAGGGATGCTATGCAATTTGCAGTCTCTTAAACTTTCAATCAACAAAGTTACTGGTGAGATAactgatttcattgacagtttGTCTAGATGCTCAAACAGCAGCTTAGAGGGATTGGATTTAGGTTTTAACAGTCTCACAGGTCACTTGCCTAATTCATTAGGACATCTTCAGAACTTAA contains:
- the LOC126801121 gene encoding uridine/cytidine kinase UKL1, chloroplastic isoform X2 — translated: MPEETKTTVDYLMERASGPHFSGLRLDGLLSSSPSSSSPSSASADSSNPADSAAPKQPFVIGVSGGTASGKTTVCDMIIQQLHDHRVVLVNQDSFYRGLTPEESERVHEYNFDHPDAFDTEQMLECVQKLKSGQSVHVPIYDFKIHQRSSDSFRQVNASDVIILEGILVFHDQRVRNLMNMKIFVDTDADVRLARRIRRDTAERGRDIDSVLEQYAKFVKPAFDDFVLPSKKYADVIIPRGGDNHVAIDLIVQHIRTKLGQHDLCKIYPNVYVIQSTFQIRGMHTLIRDREISKHDFVFYSDRLIRLVVEHGLGHLPFTEKQVITPPGCVYTGVDFCKKLCGVSIVRSGESMENALRACCKGIKIGKILIHRDGDDGKQLIYEKLPKDISERHVLLLDPVLGTGNSANQAIELLIQKGVPESHIIFLNLISAPEGIHCVYKRFPSLKIVTTEFDVALNEEFRVIPGLGEFGDRYFGTDD